One genomic window of Magnolia sinica isolate HGM2019 chromosome 3, MsV1, whole genome shotgun sequence includes the following:
- the LOC131240231 gene encoding flavonol 7-O-beta-glucosyltransferase UGT74F1-like translates to MNKGKEAYRAHVLLLPYPSQGHINPMLQFAKRLVSKGIKATLATTLFISSSAQFDTSSVSVESISDGYDQGGSTEAGSLEAYLEGLETAGSRTLAELIERLDRLGHTIACLVYDTSLPWALDVAKQFGIYGAAFFTQSCTVDAIYYHVYLGKLTAPLEVTTVALPGLPPLEIPDMPTFFSASGFHPSHLPLVLNPFTNVDKADWVLLNTFDSLESEVVKWIAKMWPTKTIGPTVPSMFLDKRVRDDKDYSINLVKPDSSTCMKWLDERATNSVVYISFGSVAKLGVDHMEELAWGLGGSKKHFLWVVRGTEKDKLPPNLAESTAKMGLMVTWCPQLEVLAHQAVGCFVTHCGWNSTLEALSLGVPMVCVPQKTDQPTNAKCVEDVWGVGLRARIDEKGIVRREEMEFCIREVMEGERSEKFKRNASKWRELAKEAVDEGGSSDKNTDEFVSSLVLKKHKISN, encoded by the exons ATGAATAAAGGAAAGGAAGCTTATAGAGCACATGTTCTACTTCTTCCATACCCAAGTCAAGGCCACATAAACCCCATGTTGCAATTTGCTAAGCGCTTAGTCTCCAAAGGCATCAAGGCCACTCTAGCCACCACCCTCTTCATCTCCAGCTCGGCCCAATTCGACACCAGCTCGGTCAGTGTGGAGTCCATCTCCGATGGGTACGACCAAGGTGGCTCCACTGAAGCGGGTTCCCTTGAGGCCTACCTGGAGGGCTTGGAAACTGCTGGCTCCCGAACTTTAGCCGAGCTCATTGAAAGATTAGACCGTTTGGGCCACACCATTGCCTGTCTTGTTTACGACACTTCCCTTCCTTGGGCGCTGGACGTCGCTAAGCAGTTTGGCATATATGGGGCCGCGTTCTTCACTCAATCGTGCACAGTCGATGCTATCTACTATCATGTGTACCTTGGGAAGCTGACCGCCCCGTTGGAAGTTACTACGGTTGCATTGCCCGGACTGCCTCCGCTGGAAATTCCCGACATGCCGACTTTTTTCTCGGCATCGGGATTTCATCCGTCCCACTTGCCACTTGTTTTGAACCCATTCACAAATGTGGATAAGGCAGATTGGGTCCTCTTGAACACATTTGATTCGCTGGAATCTGAG GTGGTGAAGTGGATTGCAAAGATGTGGCCCACAAAGACGATTGGCCCAACAGTGCCATCCATGTTCCTAGACAAGCGGGTGCGAGATGACAAAGATTACAGTATCAATCTTGTGAAACCAGACTCCAGCACATGCATGAAGTGGCTAGATGAAAGGGCAACCAATTCGGTCGTCTACATTTCATTCGGCAGTGTCGCCAAGCTAGGAGTGGACCACATGGAGGAACTTGCATGGGGACTTGGGGGAAGTAAAAAGCATTTCTTATGGGTGGTGAGGGGCACAGAGAAGGACAAGCTCCCACCCAATTTGGCAGAATCAACCGCCAAGATGGGGCTGATGGTGACATGGTGTCCACAACTGGAGGTGTTAGCCCACCAGGCTGTTGGGTGCTTTGTGACACATTGTGGGTGGAATTCCACATTGGAGGCCCTGAGCTTGGGCGTGCCAATGGTGTGTGTCCCGCAAAAGACAGACCAACCAACGAATGCCAAGTGTGTGGAAGATGTATGGGGCGTGGGATTGAGGGCTAGGATTGATGAGAAGGGAATTGTGAGAagggaagagatggagttttgtataagggaagtgatggaaggaGAGAGAAGTGAAAAGTTCAAGAGAAATGCTAGCAAATGGAGGGAGTTAGCTAAGGAAGCAGTTGATGAAGGTGGGAGCTCAGATAAGAACACTGATGAATTCGTGAGCAGTCTTGTTTTAAAAAAACACAAGATTTCCAATTAA